In Nitrospirota bacterium, the following are encoded in one genomic region:
- a CDS encoding ABC transporter ATP-binding protein — MGELIRIEGLKKSFVTPAGTLSVLKGIDTVFREGEMVSIVGMSGAGKSTFLHILGTLDRPTAGAVLYKQAHSGAAAQSEAGAYIDPFSLDDTALAIFRNRMIGFVFQFHYLLPEFSALENVVMPGLIAQAQGNRTASRKEHLDKAEALLRELGLYERRFHKPGELSGGEQQRVAVARALLLDPRVILADEPTGNLDSATGEELFKLLLDVNERSGVTFIIVTHNESLSRRCHRTLEMRDGRLANRQP, encoded by the coding sequence ATGGGCGAGCTTATACGCATAGAGGGGCTCAAGAAGTCCTTTGTTACTCCCGCCGGAACGCTTTCTGTCCTGAAGGGCATCGATACGGTGTTCCGTGAGGGAGAGATGGTCAGTATCGTGGGCATGTCCGGCGCCGGGAAGAGCACCTTTCTTCATATCCTCGGAACCCTGGACCGGCCTACGGCAGGGGCCGTTCTCTACAAGCAGGCGCATTCAGGGGCCGCTGCGCAGAGCGAGGCCGGCGCCTACATCGATCCCTTCTCTCTCGACGACACCGCGCTCGCGATATTCAGGAACAGGATGATCGGCTTCGTCTTCCAGTTCCACTACCTTTTGCCGGAGTTCAGCGCTCTCGAGAATGTCGTCATGCCCGGGCTGATCGCGCAGGCCCAGGGCAATCGCACCGCCTCCCGGAAAGAGCATCTCGATAAAGCGGAAGCCCTCCTCCGGGAGCTCGGGCTCTATGAGCGGCGCTTCCACAAACCGGGAGAGCTCTCGGGAGGCGAACAGCAGCGGGTAGCCGTTGCCCGTGCGCTCCTCCTCGACCCCCGGGTGATCCTCGCCGACGAACCGACCGGGAATCTCGATTCAGCAACCGGTGAAGAGCTCTTCAAGCTCCTCCTCGACGTCAACGAGCGCAGCGGCGTGACGTTCATTATCGTCACGCACAACGAATCGCTCTCCCGGCGGTGCCACCGGACGCTCGAGATGCGCGACGGCAGGCTCGCGAACCGGCAGCCGTAG
- a CDS encoding lipoprotein-releasing ABC transporter permease subunit, with translation MNLSYSLFIALRYLKSKKKHKGISFNAIISISGVAVGVMALLVVLSVMSGFHEDLQKKILGANAHAVVLNYRGAIADYQEVLSKLKDEPHVTSVSPFVMGQVMVSSGKRAHGVFMRGIQLQSEAKTTDILGHIKEGSIEDLAKRGDLPWIVIGKELASMIGAMVGDTINVISPVGEVGPLGMLPKVKQFRVGAIFEVGMFEYDTSLVLTDMKAAQEFFGYGDTVSGIELRLDDIYRAPEVRTSVTSALGFPFYAKDWMQMNKNLFSALKLEKFAMFVILILIVLVASFNIVSTLMMNVMEKQREIAILKAMGATNRGVMLVFVFQGLFIGIIGTTIGIAGGYALGVVLNNYEIIKLPADVYYLSKLPVKMKFIDFLVVSVSAVTISFLSTLYPSYHAAKLNPVEPLRYE, from the coding sequence ATGAACCTGTCCTATTCGCTGTTCATCGCCCTGCGCTATCTCAAGTCGAAAAAGAAGCATAAGGGCATATCGTTCAACGCGATCATCTCGATCAGCGGCGTTGCCGTCGGGGTGATGGCGCTCCTCGTCGTCCTCTCGGTGATGAGCGGCTTCCACGAGGACCTCCAGAAGAAGATCCTCGGGGCCAACGCCCATGCGGTGGTGCTCAACTACCGGGGTGCGATCGCCGATTACCAGGAGGTGCTCTCGAAGCTGAAGGACGAGCCGCATGTCACTTCGGTCTCGCCCTTTGTCATGGGACAGGTTATGGTCTCTTCCGGCAAGAGGGCGCACGGCGTCTTCATGCGGGGCATACAGCTCCAGTCCGAAGCAAAGACGACCGATATCCTGGGACATATCAAGGAGGGGAGCATCGAGGATCTCGCGAAGAGAGGCGACCTGCCCTGGATCGTCATAGGAAAGGAGCTGGCGTCGATGATCGGCGCCATGGTCGGCGATACGATCAATGTCATTTCCCCGGTGGGCGAAGTAGGGCCCCTCGGCATGCTCCCGAAGGTGAAGCAGTTCAGGGTAGGGGCGATCTTCGAGGTGGGGATGTTCGAGTACGACACCAGTCTCGTGCTCACGGATATGAAGGCGGCCCAGGAGTTCTTCGGCTACGGCGATACCGTCTCGGGGATCGAGCTCCGGCTCGACGACATCTACCGTGCGCCGGAGGTGCGCACCTCGGTAACCAGCGCATTGGGCTTCCCCTTCTATGCGAAGGACTGGATGCAGATGAACAAGAACCTCTTCTCGGCGCTGAAGCTCGAGAAGTTCGCCATGTTCGTCATCCTGATCCTCATCGTGCTCGTCGCCTCGTTCAATATCGTCAGCACGCTTATGATGAATGTGATGGAGAAGCAGCGGGAGATAGCCATCCTGAAGGCGATGGGCGCCACCAACCGGGGCGTCATGCTGGTCTTCGTGTTCCAGGGGCTCTTCATAGGTATCATCGGTACGACGATCGGCATAGCGGGCGGCTACGCGCTCGGCGTGGTGCTCAACAATTACGAGATCATCAAGCTCCCCGCCGATGTGTATTACCTGAGCAAGCTGCCGGTGAAGATGAAATTCATCGACTTTCTCGTCGTCTCGGTCTCGGCGGTGACGATCAGCTTTCTCTCGACGCTCTATCCGTCCTACCATGCGGCAAAGCTCAATCCGGTCGAGCCGTTGAGGTACGAGTGA
- a CDS encoding ATP-binding cassette domain-containing protein translates to MPAITVEHLSKKFGAVAAVDDVSFEVDEGAIFGFLGPNGAGKTTTINILCTLLSPTSGSARIDGHDCMRESAAVRKKIGIVFQDNTLDKELTAYENLLFHSYLYSIPRAERKRNIEQALHFVGLYDRRGEQVKRFSGGMKRRLEVARSLIHQPRVLFLDEPTLGLDPQSRTNLWEFIATLPEKQGVTVFMTTHYMDEAEICDRIAIIDQGKIIAEGSPDDLKKMVGGDVIYLRTTDNAKAMRDLKALLDLDAEEREGEVFISTARGDACIPRLITALADMVVSVRLQRPTLNDVFLKLTGKAIRPETMSSSDEFKASIRSYRRKFEKG, encoded by the coding sequence ATGCCTGCAATCACCGTAGAACACCTCTCGAAAAAGTTCGGCGCTGTCGCCGCTGTCGACGATGTCTCGTTCGAGGTCGACGAAGGCGCGATCTTCGGCTTCCTCGGTCCGAACGGCGCCGGGAAGACGACGACGATCAACATCCTCTGCACCCTGCTCTCTCCCACCTCGGGCAGCGCCCGCATCGACGGCCACGACTGCATGCGGGAATCGGCGGCGGTGAGGAAGAAGATCGGGATCGTCTTCCAGGACAACACGCTCGACAAGGAGCTTACCGCCTACGAGAATCTCCTCTTCCACTCCTATCTCTACAGCATCCCGAGGGCCGAACGGAAGCGGAACATCGAGCAGGCGCTCCATTTCGTAGGCCTCTACGACCGGAGAGGGGAGCAGGTCAAGCGCTTCTCGGGCGGGATGAAGCGGCGTCTCGAGGTGGCGCGCTCCCTTATCCATCAGCCCAGGGTGCTCTTTCTGGACGAACCGACGCTCGGCCTCGATCCCCAGAGCAGGACCAATTTATGGGAGTTCATCGCGACCCTGCCGGAAAAGCAGGGCGTCACCGTCTTCATGACCACGCACTATATGGACGAAGCCGAAATATGCGACCGGATCGCGATCATCGATCAGGGAAAGATCATCGCCGAGGGCTCTCCCGACGACCTGAAAAAAATGGTGGGCGGCGATGTCATTTACCTGAGGACCACGGATAATGCGAAGGCGATGCGCGACCTGAAGGCGCTCCTCGATCTCGATGCCGAGGAACGGGAAGGCGAGGTATTCATCTCGACGGCGCGGGGCGACGCCTGCATCCCCCGGCTCATCACCGCCCTCGCCGACATGGTCGTCTCGGTGCGGCTCCAGCGCCCGACTTTGAACGATGTCTTTCTGAAGCTCACGGGCAAAGCCATCCGTCCCGAGACCATGTCGAGCAGCGACGAGTTCAAGGCGTCGATCCGTTCGTATCGAAGAAAGTTCGAGAAGGGGTAG
- the lysS gene encoding lysine--tRNA ligase, whose translation MEETNELIEQRFKKLGDLQEGGINPYDGRFSPEAHAAALKETYQSVSKEKLEEETVNTSVAGRIVAMRDFGKASFAHIQDASGRIQIYLKKDVLGEKYGLVKKLDIGDIVGVAGRLFRTKTDELTIEVKDIVLLSKSLRPLPEKWHGLRDIEIRYRQRYVDLIVNPEVKEVFAKRSAIIKSIRDFLESRGFIEVETPMMHQIPGGATARPFKTHHNALDIELYLRIAPELYLKRLLVGGYERVFELNKNFRNEGISTKHNPEFTMLEFYMAYKDYRYLMTFTEEIFSYVAQRAIGTLRVPYNDTVIDLTPPWPKVPMLDALKQKGVPEEVVSDPEKAVAWARSQKLDIPTGSSHAKVLDEIFKEFVEPELVQPTFIIDYPVELSPLAKRKADAPELVERFELFIASREIANAFSELNDPVDQRERFMKQVEAKKKGDEEAHWMDEDFVRALEYGMPPAAGEGIGIDRLVMLLTNSPSIRDVVLFPQLKPEA comes from the coding sequence ATGGAAGAAACGAACGAACTTATAGAACAACGGTTTAAGAAGCTCGGCGATCTGCAGGAGGGCGGGATCAACCCGTATGACGGCAGGTTCTCGCCCGAAGCGCATGCTGCCGCGCTCAAGGAGACCTATCAGTCTGTTTCGAAGGAGAAGCTCGAAGAGGAGACGGTGAACACTTCCGTTGCAGGCCGGATCGTCGCGATGAGGGACTTCGGCAAGGCCTCTTTCGCGCATATCCAGGACGCGAGCGGGAGGATCCAGATCTATCTCAAGAAGGATGTCCTCGGCGAGAAATACGGCCTGGTAAAGAAGCTCGATATCGGCGACATCGTCGGCGTAGCGGGAAGGCTCTTCAGGACGAAGACCGACGAGCTGACGATCGAGGTGAAGGATATCGTCCTCCTGAGCAAGTCGCTCCGCCCGCTCCCCGAGAAGTGGCACGGCCTGCGGGATATAGAGATCAGGTACCGCCAGCGCTATGTCGACCTGATCGTGAACCCCGAGGTGAAGGAGGTCTTCGCCAAGAGGAGCGCCATCATCAAGTCGATACGGGATTTCCTCGAGTCCCGCGGGTTTATCGAGGTCGAGACGCCGATGATGCACCAGATCCCCGGAGGCGCCACGGCGCGGCCCTTCAAGACGCACCACAACGCCCTCGATATCGAGCTGTATCTCAGGATCGCCCCCGAGCTCTACCTGAAGCGGCTCCTGGTGGGCGGCTACGAGCGGGTCTTCGAGCTGAACAAGAACTTCAGGAACGAAGGCATCTCGACGAAGCACAACCCGGAATTCACGATGCTCGAATTCTATATGGCCTACAAGGATTACCGCTATCTCATGACCTTTACCGAGGAGATATTCTCGTATGTCGCCCAGCGGGCGATCGGTACCCTGCGCGTCCCCTACAACGATACGGTAATCGATCTGACGCCCCCCTGGCCGAAGGTCCCGATGCTCGACGCCCTGAAGCAGAAGGGCGTGCCCGAAGAGGTGGTATCGGACCCGGAGAAAGCCGTTGCCTGGGCGCGCTCGCAGAAGCTCGATATCCCCACCGGCTCGTCGCATGCAAAGGTCCTCGACGAGATATTCAAGGAGTTTGTCGAGCCCGAGCTGGTGCAGCCGACCTTTATCATTGATTACCCGGTGGAGCTGTCGCCGCTCGCCAAGAGAAAGGCCGACGCCCCGGAATTAGTGGAGCGGTTCGAACTCTTCATCGCCTCGCGGGAGATCGCCAACGCCTTCTCCGAGCTGAACGACCCTGTAGACCAGAGAGAGCGCTTCATGAAGCAGGTCGAGGCGAAGAAGAAGGGCGATGAGGAGGCGCACTGGATGGACGAGGATTTCGTCAGGGCCCTCGAGTACGGCATGCCGCCGGCTGCCGGAGAGGGCATCGGGATCGACCGTCTCGTCATGCTGCTCACCAATTCCCCCTCCATACGCGACGTGGTGCTCTTCCCGCAGTTGAAACCAGAGGCGTAA
- a CDS encoding ABC transporter permease has protein sequence MSASLNAIYVVVARELIKFFRERGRLVSTLARPVIWLFLVGGGMSRLVSPDMGMPYMQFIFPGIIGMTILFSSIFSSISIIWDKEFGFMKEMLVAPVPRFSLVVGKALSGTVVSTLQALVILLLFPFVGLELGVLQIILILGISLLLSFCISSLGILIASFYESFESFSVIMNFIIMPMFFLSGAMYPVKLLPPVLGLFTRINPLTYGIDALKYMVFPERKLLTHDFPLSLDIAVIVLASAVFVVVAGYVFEKRK, from the coding sequence ATGAGCGCAAGTCTGAACGCAATCTACGTCGTCGTCGCCCGCGAGCTCATAAAGTTCTTCAGGGAGCGGGGGCGGCTCGTCTCGACCCTCGCCCGTCCCGTCATCTGGCTCTTCCTCGTCGGCGGCGGCATGTCGCGGCTGGTCTCTCCCGACATGGGCATGCCCTACATGCAATTCATCTTTCCGGGCATCATCGGGATGACCATTCTCTTCAGCTCCATCTTTTCCTCGATTTCCATAATATGGGACAAGGAATTCGGTTTCATGAAAGAGATGCTCGTCGCGCCGGTGCCGCGGTTTTCGCTCGTAGTCGGCAAGGCGCTGAGCGGCACCGTCGTCTCGACGCTCCAGGCCCTTGTCATCCTGCTGCTCTTCCCCTTCGTCGGCCTCGAACTGGGAGTGCTCCAGATCATCCTCATCCTCGGCATCTCCCTGCTCCTCTCCTTCTGCATCTCCTCGCTCGGCATTCTCATCGCCTCTTTCTACGAAAGCTTCGAGAGCTTCAGCGTCATCATGAACTTCATCATCATGCCGATGTTCTTCCTTTCGGGAGCGATGTACCCGGTGAAGCTGCTGCCGCCGGTGCTCGGCCTCTTCACCCGGATCAATCCCCTTACCTACGGCATCGACGCGCTGAAATATATGGTCTTCCCCGAGCGGAAGCTGCTTACGCACGACTTTCCGCTCAGCCTGGATATCGCGGTCATTGTACTTGCCTCGGCGGTCTTTGTTGTCGTGGCAGGATATGTATTCGAAAAGCGGAAATAA
- the secG gene encoding preprotein translocase subunit SecG, whose amino-acid sequence MATLIIIIHVLASLFLIAIVLLQSGKGAEIGAAFGGSSQTLFGSRGAATFLNKLTTISAVVFMLTSLTLTMVTTKSASVIQQTAPADQKKAIPQQQVPQQVPQQPQQPLQQPLTK is encoded by the coding sequence GTGGCAACGTTAATCATCATCATACATGTCCTGGCGAGCTTGTTTCTCATCGCCATCGTCCTGCTGCAGAGCGGTAAGGGAGCGGAGATCGGGGCCGCCTTCGGCGGGTCGAGCCAGACCCTTTTCGGCAGCAGAGGCGCCGCAACGTTCCTGAACAAGCTCACCACGATATCGGCGGTGGTCTTCATGCTGACGTCTCTTACGCTCACCATGGTTACTACCAAGAGCGCATCAGTCATCCAGCAGACCGCGCCCGCCGACCAGAAGAAGGCGATCCCGCAGCAGCAGGTGCCGCAGCAAGTGCCCCAGCAGCCGCAGCAGCCGTTACAGCAGCCACTCACGAAATAA
- the tpiA gene encoding triose-phosphate isomerase codes for MRTPFLAANWKMNKTIGETESFLREFAPLVAGAAGREVVIAPPFTALAAAAALIKGTAIQLCAQDVFYEEKGAYTGEVAPGMLADAGCSQVIIGHSERRQYFKETDGILNKKVRAARSHTLKVIFCIGESLEEREAGKTFEVLKRELAEGLKETSPEGIVVAYEPIWAIGTGKTATTEQAQEAHYYIREQLAGLYGAAATAMRILYGGSVTPENIDALMACPDVDGALVGGASLKPDSFARIVNYSKIG; via the coding sequence ATGCGCACGCCCTTCTTGGCCGCAAACTGGAAGATGAACAAGACCATCGGGGAGACGGAATCCTTCCTCAGGGAGTTCGCGCCGCTCGTAGCCGGCGCCGCCGGCAGGGAGGTCGTCATCGCCCCTCCCTTCACCGCGCTCGCGGCAGCGGCAGCGCTCATTAAGGGCACGGCGATCCAGCTCTGCGCGCAGGATGTGTTTTACGAGGAGAAGGGGGCATATACCGGCGAGGTTGCGCCGGGCATGCTTGCCGACGCAGGCTGCTCCCAGGTCATCATCGGCCATTCGGAGCGGCGCCAGTACTTCAAAGAGACGGACGGTATTCTCAACAAGAAAGTGAGAGCGGCGCGGAGCCATACTCTGAAGGTCATCTTCTGCATCGGCGAATCCCTGGAGGAGCGGGAGGCGGGAAAGACCTTCGAGGTGCTCAAACGCGAGCTGGCAGAGGGCTTGAAAGAGACCTCGCCCGAGGGAATCGTCGTCGCCTACGAGCCGATATGGGCCATCGGCACCGGGAAGACCGCGACGACCGAGCAGGCCCAGGAGGCGCATTACTACATCCGCGAACAGCTCGCCGGGCTCTACGGCGCTGCCGCGACTGCCATGAGAATTCTCTACGGCGGCAGCGTGACGCCGGAGAACATCGACGCGCTCATGGCCTGTCCCGACGTGGACGGCGCGCTCGTCGGCGGCGCGAGCCTCAAGCCGGACAGTTTCGCCCGCATAGTGAACTATAGTAAAATAGGATAA
- a CDS encoding peptide-binding protein has translation MLAVLALAVAGCSRAPEIKSPRAITVGSLGEAKRLIPFLASDGPSAEISGLIFNGLVKYDKNINLVGDLAESWEVSPDGLTITFHLRRGVRWHDGAEFTAEDVLFTYQKVTDPNVPTPYSSNYGPVAAIAAPDTYTVKVTYKEPFAPALESWGMGIVPKHLLEGKDVASPEVNRNPVGTGPYKLKEWITGQRIVLEAFDGYFEGRPNIDRFISRVIPDQSTMFLELKFGGIDITSVTPAQYKLQVNTDFFNTYFQNFRYPAFQYTYLGYNLLNPLFQDKRVRQAIAHAVNKKEIIAGVLLGYGTPVTGPFSPESWAYNHDVKDFEYSPEKALQLLSEAGWTMNSSGLLEKNGRVFSFSVITNQGNESRLKAAQILREQLRRVGIDMNIKVLEWQALLNEFIHKKQFEAVILGWSMGRDPDNYDVWHSSKTKEGEQNHVSYKNEEVDRLLIEGRQTFDKERRRELYNKMHAILSEEQPYLFLYVPDALPVLHKRFKGVEKAPIGIWHDFIHWYVPKNKAEWYQ, from the coding sequence TTGCTTGCCGTTCTCGCCCTTGCCGTCGCAGGATGTTCCCGGGCGCCCGAGATCAAGTCCCCCCGGGCGATCACCGTAGGCTCGCTGGGAGAAGCCAAGCGTCTCATCCCCTTTCTTGCATCTGACGGCCCATCAGCGGAAATCAGCGGATTGATATTCAACGGCCTCGTAAAATACGATAAAAACATAAATTTAGTCGGCGATCTCGCTGAATCGTGGGAGGTGAGCCCCGATGGCCTCACCATCACCTTCCATTTACGAAGAGGGGTGAGATGGCATGACGGGGCAGAATTCACTGCCGAGGATGTTCTCTTCACCTATCAAAAAGTGACCGACCCGAACGTCCCCACCCCCTACAGCAGCAACTACGGTCCGGTGGCTGCGATTGCTGCACCGGACACCTATACGGTCAAGGTTACCTATAAAGAACCCTTTGCACCGGCCCTTGAGTCATGGGGCATGGGGATCGTGCCGAAACACCTCCTCGAGGGCAAGGATGTGGCGTCTCCGGAAGTGAACAGAAATCCCGTCGGTACAGGCCCCTATAAACTTAAAGAGTGGATTACCGGCCAGAGGATCGTTCTCGAGGCGTTCGATGGTTACTTCGAGGGGCGGCCCAATATCGATCGGTTTATCTCGAGGGTGATTCCCGATCAGTCGACCATGTTCCTGGAGTTGAAGTTCGGCGGCATCGATATCACCAGCGTAACGCCGGCGCAGTACAAACTCCAGGTCAATACCGATTTCTTTAACACCTATTTCCAGAACTTCCGCTATCCTGCGTTCCAGTATACTTATTTGGGATATAACCTCCTGAACCCGCTCTTTCAGGACAAACGGGTCCGGCAGGCGATTGCGCATGCAGTCAACAAGAAGGAAATAATAGCGGGAGTTCTCCTGGGTTATGGCACTCCCGTTACGGGACCGTTCTCTCCGGAGTCATGGGCGTACAATCACGATGTCAAAGATTTTGAGTACAGTCCCGAGAAAGCGCTGCAGCTGCTCTCGGAGGCGGGGTGGACTATGAATTCTTCGGGACTGCTCGAAAAAAACGGGCGGGTCTTCTCTTTCTCAGTAATTACCAACCAAGGCAATGAGTCACGGCTCAAGGCCGCACAGATACTCAGAGAGCAACTGAGGCGAGTCGGTATCGATATGAACATAAAGGTCCTCGAGTGGCAGGCCCTTCTCAATGAGTTCATCCACAAGAAACAGTTTGAGGCGGTTATTTTGGGATGGTCGATGGGCAGAGATCCCGATAACTACGATGTATGGCATTCATCAAAGACCAAGGAGGGAGAGCAGAATCACGTCTCGTATAAGAATGAAGAGGTCGATAGACTGCTCATAGAAGGCCGACAGACGTTCGATAAGGAAAGAAGAAGAGAACTCTACAATAAAATGCACGCGATACTCTCCGAGGAACAGCCCTATTTGTTCCTCTATGTCCCCGATGCGCTCCCGGTGCTCCATAAGCGCTTCAAGGGAGTCGAGAAAGCGCCAATCGGCATCTGGCACGACTTCATCCACTGGTATGTGCCGAAGAACAAGGCCGAGTGGTACCAGTAA